The Mycobacterium riyadhense sequence CGTTTTTCACCGAGGCCGTCGGCGCCGGGCCGCGCAAGGACATGGACATCCTCGGCCTCGGCATGGCCGACGGCTGCGAGCTACGGGTGCACCCGACGGGGAAAGCCGTTGTGCGGCTATCGGTTCAGACCCAGGGCCAGGGCCACGAGACGACGTTCGCACAGATCGTCGCCGAGGAGCTGGGCATCCCGCCCGACGACATCGACGTCGTACACGGCGACACCGACCAGACGCCGTTCGGGTTGGGCACCTACGGCAGCCGGTCCACTCCGGTTTCGGGTGCGGCCGCGGCCCTGGTGGCGCGCAAGGTCCGCGACAAGGCCAAGATCATCGCGTCGGGCATGCTGGAGGTTTCTGTCGCCGACTTGGAGTGGGAGAAGGGCGCGTTCCACGTCAAGGGCGACCCATCGGCGTCGGTGACAATCCAGGATATTGCGATGCGCGCGCACGGCGCCGGTGATCTGCCCGACGGCATCGAGGGCGGCCTGGACGCCCAGATCTGTTACAACCCGTCGAATTTGACTTACCCGTACGGTGCGTATTTCTGTGTGGTGGATGTCGATCCGGGCACCGGGGTGGTCAAGGTGCGGCGCTTCCTGGCCGTCGACGACTGCGGCACCCGGATCAACCCGATGATCATCGAGGGCCAGGTGCATGGTGGCATCGTCGACGGCATCGGCATGGCGCTGATGGAGATGATCGCCTTTGACGAAGAGGGCAACTGCCTTGGCGGCTCGTTGATGGACTATCTGATCCCGACCGCGCTCGAGGTGCCACACCTGGAAACCGGATACACCGTGACGCCGTCGCCGCATCACCCGATCGGCGCCAAGGGCGTTGGCGAATCGGCCACGGTCGGGTCGCCGCCCGCGGTGGTGAACGCGGTGGTGGATGCGTTGGCGCCGTACGGGGTTCGGCACGCCGATATGCCGCTGACGCCGTCGCGGGTGTGGGAGGCAATGCAGGGTAGAGCTAGGCCCCCGATCTAGCAGGTGTAGATGACGATCAGCGAACGGGCTCAGCAACTAGTGGCCGCGCGCACGCCGTTCGTGCACGCGACCGTGGTACGCGCGCAACAGCCCACCTCGTCACGTCCTGGCGACGAGGCAATTCTGCTGGCGGACGGCACCATCGAGGGCTTCGTCGGCGGCCACTGCGCGCAGAACTCGGTCCGCAAGGCGGCGCTGGGTGTATTGCAGGCCGGCGAAAGTGTGTTGCTGCGAGTACTTCCCGACGGCGACGTCCACTTCCCGGAGGCCCCGGGCGCCTGCGTGGTGGTCAATCCATGTCTGTCCGGCGGCTCGCTAGAGATCTTCTTGACGCCGCAGTTGCCACCCCCGCTGGTCCGGGTCTACGGTGCCACGCCGATCGCCGACGCATTGATCCAGGTGTGCGAGGTGTTGGGGTACGACGCCCGACGCGAAGCCGACCTGTCCGACACCACCGCGGTCGTGATCGCCAGCCACGGCGGGCCGGAAGCCGAAATCATTCGCGCCGC is a genomic window containing:
- a CDS encoding XdhC family protein, producing MTISERAQQLVAARTPFVHATVVRAQQPTSSRPGDEAILLADGTIEGFVGGHCAQNSVRKAALGVLQAGESVLLRVLPDGDVHFPEAPGACVVVNPCLSGGSLEIFLTPQLPPPLVRVYGATPIADALIQVCEVLGYDARREADLSDTTAVVIASHGGPEAEIIRAALDSGIGYIGLVASKVRGASILNELELTDAERARVHTPVGLAIGAKTPAEIAVSIAAELIAALRNGGA